The following is a genomic window from Miscanthus floridulus cultivar M001 unplaced genomic scaffold, ASM1932011v1 fs_266_7_8, whole genome shotgun sequence.
TGATAAatatcattttgttttgtttggatacTACTGTTACTAGTGCTGAGGTGCTGAGCACCTGTTACGGAAATCTTCTATGATATCATTTTGTGCAATTTGTCAACCTCAGGGACTCTCTATCAGGCGTCAGCCGTATTTGTGCGTTTTCGCTGGTCTCCATCTATCCGTCTTACGGTGTTGCTGTTGCAAAGATTGCAGGGGAACTGGGGACCGCAAGCCCAGCCACTCGATCAGCTACTGTCTGAACTCTGAATACTCCTAGTCAACTGAGATTGGCTTCTACTATTAACTGTTCTTCTAGAATTCAGGAAGTCCAGCACGCATGCTTGGAACGGCATCCATTTCCACACACAAGATGAGAGTGACGATGCAAACGAACTGCCATACTTTTCCAGGTCGCTCCAAAACTGTGGAGATAGTTTTAGCGACGGCACCATCCATGCGTCTGTGGTCTGCTTCCGGATCGACGGATCGATCTGGCCAGCCGCTAGCAACTACTCTAGGCGACTAAGACTAGGCGTAGGTGTCCATCCTAGTGTTGCTGGCTTTGCCGACCTCGGCCTCCAGCGTCTCCATCTGCTGCTCCAGCAGCCTCAGCCTCTGGTGCATGCTGTCCAGCCTCAGCCGCGCCGCCTCATCTGCCAAAGCACAACGCAAGCTGAAATCAATCATTCTTTTTTGTGCACCCACCATTTTCATCAGCGATCACTCATCtgatcatcatatcatatcactCTCGCTACAGATTAAATTAATAACAGTGCTGTGAACTGTGAACATCTCTCTAGCCTAGCTCAATCATCGATTTCTGTTAGAAGGAACGAACCTAGCTGGGCGACGAACTGCGAGACGGTGACCTCCTGTTGCCCGGCGCCGGTGACGACGACGGCGGGGGTGCCGCTGccgccggctccggctccggctccacgGACGGCGCCCGCGGCGTGGCCGGGCTTGGTCGACGTCGTCCctgctctcgtcgcgctcgcaaGCATGATGGCTCTACCTCTACGCGCCCGCCTTCGTGTTCAGCCGATCGACCCCTTCGATCGCTTGCTTCCTGTCCCAGGCAATGAATGACAGCTGATAGCAGTGGTCAGTTAGTTTGGAAGCTAGTAATAAGAGACGTGTCCGCTGGAGCGGCGGGTACGACGCGTTTTATACCCGCGCGCGCGGGCGTGGACAGGAGGAGAGACTTGGGGGAGGGGTTGGGTTGGGCCGCG
Proteins encoded in this region:
- the LOC136531044 gene encoding uncharacterized protein; protein product: MLASATRAGTTSTKPGHAAGAVRGAGAGAGGSGTPAVVVTGAGQQEVTVSQFVAQLDEAARLRLDSMHQRLRLLEQQMETLEAEVGKASNTRMDTYA